A genomic region of Spea bombifrons isolate aSpeBom1 chromosome 9, aSpeBom1.2.pri, whole genome shotgun sequence contains the following coding sequences:
- the VPS72 gene encoding vacuolar protein sorting-associated protein 72 homolog, which yields MSLAESRAPRKTAGNRMSGLLDAEEEDEFYKTTYGGFNEESGDEEYNEDRSESEDEVDSDFDIDEGDEPTSDHEEDEPKRKRRVVTKAYKEPIKLLKPKPKPKADASSSVAQKSRPEKPAPQETPEDVGDSRKHMRQSTTEHTRQTFLRVQERQVQSRKKKGPHPDRPLTQEELLEEAKITEEINIRSLENYERLEADKKKQVLKKRRCTGPTIRYQSVAMPLITEVTVKEENVDVEGLDQEHTGDSSTTASSSKCSRTFITFTDDETFDRMFPKSKQAKLPVRELCPVTHKPAQYRDPITDIPYYNARAFKIIREAYKKYITAHGLPSAAMAAAMGPTAPSADPNQRNTRQKIIIKQGVQAT from the exons ATGAGTCTAGCGGAGAGTCGAGCTCCGCGGAAAACAGCGGGAAACCGCATGTCTGGCCTGCTGGATGCAGAGGAAGAGGACGAGTTCTATAAGACCACATATGGTGGCTTCAATGAG GAATCTGGTGATGAAGAATACAACGAAGATCGCTCTGAGAGTGAGGATGAAGTGGATTCAGACTTTGACATTGATGAAGGCGATGAGCCAACCAGCGACCATGAGGAGGATGAGCCTAAGAGAAAGCGGAGAGTGGTGACCAAGGCGTACAAG GAGCCAATCAAGCTTCTTAAACCCAAGCCGAAACCCAAAGCGGATGCCTCCAGCAGCGTTGCACAGAAAAGCCGTCCAGAGAAGCCTGCTCCCCAAGAGACGCCTGAAGATGTTGGGGACA gccGCAAGCACATGCGCCAGTCCACTACAGAGCACACACGGCAAACGTTTTTACGCGTGCAGGAAAGGCAGGTGCAGTCACGCAAGAAGAAAGGGCCTCACCCGGACAGACCGCTGACCCAGGAGGAGCTGCTGGAGGAGGCGAAAATCACAGAAGAAATCAATATACGCTCCCTGG AGAACTACGAGCGACTGGAAGCTGACAAAAAGAAGCAGGTCTTAAAAAAGAGACGCTGCACGGGCCCAACGATCCGCTACCAGTCTGTGGCCATGCCGCTTATCACTGAAGTAACCGTGAAGGAGGAGAATGTAGACGTGGAAGG CCTGGATCAGGAACACACAGGAGACTCATCCACAACAGCTTCGTCAAGTAAATGTTCCCGCACCTTCATCACTTTCACCGACGATGAAACCTTTGACCGCATGTTTCCGAAATCCAAGCAGGCCAAGTTACCCGTCCGAGAGCTGTGTCCCGTCACCCACAAACCTGCCCAATACAGGGATCCCATCACAGACATTCCTTATTACAACGCCCGTGCCTTCAAAATCATCCGCGAGGcgtacaaaaaatacatcacAGCGCATGGGCTCCCAAGTGCTGCGATGGCAGCGGCGATGGGACCCACCGCACCGTCTGCTGACCCAAACCAGCGGAACACCCGCCAAAAAATCATCATCAAGCAAGGTGTTCAGGCAACGTAA